The window GACACCCACAGAGCAGAAAGGTCAGGAGCCCACCACAGAGATGTTAAAACAGGACTTATTCCCTGTAAGTTTGGAGCAACCAGTTATGGATTTAATCATGAGCTCTACGACGTTGGAGAGTGTCTCCATTGAATCAGGTGCACTAAGTGAACAGAGTACAACCCAAGAACTTGTTGAAGAAAAAGTTGCTGACAAAGATAAGGTTGAAAAGTTTGGGGCTGCAACATCAGCTGAGGCTGACATGCCATTTTACGAAGATAAGTCAGGAATGTCAAAGTACTTTGAAACATCTGCCTTGAAAGAAGATGTGACAAAAAGCATTCAGCCAGACAGTGACTACTATGAACTGAGTGATACAAGAGAAAATGTCCATGAGTCTTTTGATACTGTATCTCCCATGCAGAAAAATGATGACAAGGGATTTCAGGAAGGAAAAGAATCCCAGCCCAGTGCCCCAGCACAAGAAGCAGGGTATAGTACCCTTGCACAGAGTCATCCATCTGATTTACCTGAAGAACCCAGTTCTCCTCAAGAAAGAATGTTCACTATTGATCCAAAAGTGTATGGGGAGAAAAGGGATCTCCACAGTAAGAATAAGGATGATTTGACACTAAGCAGGAGCTTAGGACTTGGTGGTAGGTCTGCAATAGAACAAAGAAGCATGTCAATCAATTTGCCCATGTCTTGCCTGGATTCCATAGCCCTTGGATTTAACTTTGGTCGGGGGCATGATctttctcctctggcttctgaTATTCTAACCAACACTAGTGGAAGCATGGATGAAGGGGATGATTACTTACCTGCCACAACACCTGCATTAGAAAAAGCCCCTTGCTTCCCaatagaaaataaagaggaagaagaacAGGTAGAGGAGGAAAAAACTACCGGAGAGGAAAATATTCAAGCCGAGACCGTGTGTGAGTCACCTTTCCTAGCCAAAGATTATTACAAAAATGGTACTGTCATGGCCCCTGACCTGCCTGAAATGCTAGATCTGGCAGGCACAAGGTCAAGATTAGCTTCTGTGAGTGCAGATGCTGAGGTTGCCAAGAAGAAATCAGCCCCATCCAAGACTGTGGTTGAGGAGAGTAGTACTGGCTTGCCCCCTGTAACCGATGAAAACCACATCATTGTAAAAACGGACAGTCAACTTGAAGACCTGGGCTACTGTGTGTTCAATAAATACACAGTCCCACTCCCATCACCTGTTCAGGACAGTGAGAATTTATCAGGGGAGAGTGGTTCCTTTTATGAAGGCACTGATGATAAAGTTCGAAGAGATTTGGCCACAGACCTCTCTTTGATTGAAGTAAAACTGGCAGCTgcaggaagagtcaaagatgagTTCAGTGCTGAGAAAGAAATATCCCCACATATCTCCGGTGATAATTTGGGACTGGGTAGGGAGTTTGATCAAGAAAGGAAAGCTAATGATAAGCTAGATACCGTACTAGAAAAGAGTGAGGAACATGCTGATTCCAAAGAGCAGgacaagaaaacagaagaggctGATGATAAAGttgaaatatctggaataggAGTAACCTATGAACAAGTACCAGCCCAAGAACTGACTGTATCAAAAGATAAGTCACCTCTCATggttgaaaaaacagaaaaagagaaaggtctTAGCTCAGTGCCAGAGGTAGCTGAGGTAGAACCATTCAACAAAGCTGAACCAGAGCtagattttgctccagagaaagcTGACCAGGGACAATTAGATATTAAAATCAGTGACTTTGGACAGATGGCAGCAGGGCTAAGCATAGGTGCTGGGAAGGCAGTAGAACTTACACTCGAGGCTACGCAACAGGACCTGACCACCTCATCCAAAGCGCCTGTGGAGACAGATGTATTTTTGGGTGTTGAACCTGGCCCCATGAAAGAAGGCACCAAAGTTAGTGAGACAGAAATCAAAGAGAAGGTGGCCAAGCCTGACTTAGTTCACCAGGAAGCTGTAGACAAAGAGGAGTCCTACGAGTCTAGTGGTGAACATGAAAGCCTCACCATGGAGTCCTTGAAACCTGATGAGGGCAAGAAGGAAACATCTCCAGAATCATCTCTAATTCAAGATGAGCTTGCCATCAAATTGTCAGTGGAAATACCTTGCACAAGTGCTGTTTCAGAGGCTGATTTAGCCACAGATGAGAAAGCGGATATCCAGATGGAATTTATTCAGCTgcccaaagaagaaaacaaagagactCCAGATATATCAGTCGTGCCCTCCGACGTTACGGAGCCATTCCCTGAAGGGACTGTGACTGAGCCAGCAGAGGCTCAGGGTGAGGAAGAAGAGATAGAAGCCCAGGGAGAATTTGACAAGCTGCTCTTCCGCTCGGATACCCTTCAGATTACTGATCTGGGTGTCCCGGGTATCAGAGAGGAATTTGTGGAGACCTGCCCAGGTGAACACAAAGGAGTAATTGAATCAGTTGTGACCATTGAGGATGATTTCATCACCGTAGTGCAAACTACTATGGATGAAGGGGAGTCTGGTTCCCACAGCGTGCGTTTTGCAGCCCTGGAGCAGCCTGAGGTAGAAAGGAAACCCTCTCCCCATGACGAAGAGGAACTCGAGGTAGAGGAGGCAGCTGAAGTCCAGGCAGAACCCAAGGATGGCTCCCCAGAGGCTCCAGCTTCCCCTGAGAGAGAAGAGGTTGCACTCTCAGAATATAAGACAGAAACCTACGATGATTACAAAGATGAGACCACCATTGATGACTCCATCATGGATGCCGACAGCCTCTGGGTGGACACTCAAGgtgtgctttctttctttctttttttttttttaatttctacttcCAAATAAAGCCCAATAACCTAAAGGGAAAATACTTTTTCCCCCTAATGtagcatttttaaatgttcctttaattctttattctGCATTTTGTTAAATGTATGAAGGCTTGTATACATTTGTAACtaatattttcattgttgttgttgttgttgtcatgaTTTGCTTTGATCCGCAGATGATGATAGGAGCATCATGACAGAACAGTTAGAAACTATTCCTAAAGAGGAGAAAGCTGAAAAGGAAGCTCGGAGATCATCTCTTGAGAAACATAGAAAAGAAAAGCCTTTTAAAACCGGGAGAGGCAGAATTTCCACTCCTGAAAGAAAAATAGCTAAAAAGGAACCTAGCACAGTCTCCAGAGATGaagtgagaaggaaaaaaggttCATTTAACAAtcacttctttaaaaatgtttttgaaataattcattATTCCTCTTTTGTAGAAGAAACTGCCTAACAGTGGTAACTacttattttatgaaatttcatttggttttgcttcaagtgtttgttttttcctgatggtatgctttttgtgttttcttattcATAGCAGTTTATAAGAAGGCTGAACTTGCTAAAAAAACAGAAGTTCAGGCCCACTCTCCTTCCaggaaattcattttaaaaccTGCTATCAAATATACTAGACCAACTCATCTCTCCTGTGTTAAGCGGAAAACGACAGGTGACTGTTCAATTCTGCAATGTGGCTGGCAAACAtagacatgtattttttttttagtgtcatTGCTGTAGTAgcttcttcattttgtttttctcctaagaatcttggcaatcatgaacaaTTTCACTATAAGTGTTttgtatcattattatttttttccctccctgcaGAAGAGGTCATGATCATCTATTTCTTTGCCATGCTCAGACTTAACCAGTGCGTGACTGTATCTTGGCATTGTGCTCTAGTGTCATGTTATGGGGATTCCTATTATCGTTCTGTGTGTTTAGTTAGATAATGGTGATGAATTTAACCATGGTATGCATTCCCATGATTTTGCTTTTTTACCTCCCTCATGCTTCAACACCTACATTATTCTCCTATTTTGTACGTTGTCACTACCAAATCTGTTACTGATGTTGATGAATTTACGTAAAACGACCAAGAATGCGTAGTGATTTAGAGACtgaaaatggaaagcaaaacTGGAGTACAATTGTGATTTGCAAAATCGCTTTGCTTtagatgaaacaaacaaacagacaaaaaaatgaaattgccTGGTAATGTCATCAGATTTTATTCCTCATCTCCAAAACTAGAAAGGCCTTTCAATCTTTTGTACTGTACCTTTTAGCTGACACTGTCATCAGGATTTTCTTGGTGTGTTAGATCCAAATTGTTAAATTTTCCTATGTAATTCAGTATTCAAAATTCCAAGTTAAAACATCCCTTCCCACAAGTATCTTAGAACCCATCTTTGCTTCTATTTTGCtacctttttccttctctgtcttctgcAAATGTTCTCATTTTTGCTAAGTTTTAAAAAGTGgtggaatgaaggaatgaaactTGTTGCAAATTATAGTAAAAGCCCATACAAATATTATAATGAAAACTTTATTCCTAAATTTGattgtaaataatttattttatatgtataatgATACTATGATAATCtgaatttaggaaatattttatttttccatttattaagtGGCACATTTGCAGTGTATAAAATAGGATACTACTTTGGTAAATCAGAAAGGATTATTTTCTGTTCCATTCTGTCATAAATACCTCCTTATAAATCTTTCTACGGTTTTAAAAGTCAAAGGAAGCATTAACTTTTGATATGAATAACAAGAAAATCAAGGTGATTGATGTATTCCAAGTATTTTGTATTTGTGCTCTTCATATAGGAATCATCTCATGTGCTTTCTTTCAAAGGACCTCTATCTAAGGCAGGATTTGAAAGTGAAAAGCTTACAATTTTACACAAACCTTGACGATGAAGATTCAGGATGAGTTGTTCTGAGTTAGGAGTTAGGAAATTAACTCATCATGTGTAACTCTTGTATCACATCTCATTTAGTTCATTTACTCAGGTTGTTATCATCATTAAACTTGACATTTTTCTTCTAGTTACACAAATGTTTGGACAGGCAGAATCTCTTGGTTTGGGTATAAAGTTCCTATATCTTACCTGTAAGGACTAAAAGATGGCACGAGAATTGTGGAATTTCAGAGGAAATGTCAAATAGTTTGATGCAGGGCCTACATGTCATTGATATTCAAATTACTACACTGAAAGTAAATTGCCTTTGTTCTATTCAATCTTTAAAAGAAATGTAAGTTATTTGCACCAATTAGAATCTTCCCTTATTCTAGTCAAATATTAAGATACTTACTCTAACCAAAAGCAATATCAAACATGAAGCTCATTGGTTTGAAACAAACTATATATGTCACAGGTGTTCAAGATAAAGCATAGAAGCAGTAGGAAGGCATCGTTTGCACTGCTTCTTTTAAGAATCCATTCTAGAAATTGTGGAAAATCTTACTACCCCATTccataacctataatatttttattatatttttgccTTCGGGCTGCGCATGGCCTAAGAAACCTTTTTGAAACTCATTTGGAGTGCTTCTAAGCATACATAACTTTTCCTGAGGTTTTCTCTCTTATGAAAATATTGTAGGAGGAAGTAAACACATGAGCTTGAGTATTTTATTTCCTAAGATATGGCTGGCTCTCAAAAACACAAAGGATTGTTTTAACTCATGAGAGATATTTAAGtcaggtaagtcatcaacagaaAATATTCCAGAGATAATGGTTTAAAATTTAAACCAGATGCATAAaatagcagcaagagaaacagCAGTAACAGATGTGGTAATAGTTTCATACAGGAAGTGCATGTCTGGAACATGTTCTATATTGCTGAACTCAAAATTCctcttgtttctctctttgacaagctattttttttcccttctcttcttatgTGATGTGTTCATGTCAAACAATCGTGTCATTCATACTGTGAAATGGAGGGGTGTAGAGGGAATGGGGTTGGCTAACCATGACAGTTTGGAATATAAAATGCCAACAATATTTGCAGGTATGCCAATGGCTTCCAAAACAAGAGGAGGGTTTGGGAATCTCCATGGACACTCTTTATCAGGCCAACCCTAGAAACCAATCAATCCCCTTTTCCTTAAATTGTACAGCATATGAATTACCATTCTGGGAGTAACTTTCACCCCAAAGAGTCTATCCTCATGTAATAGTGATTCAAATGTGCATTGGTAATCAATGGGAAATTATTTGGTGTCTGTACACATGCTTTTGGTTATAAGACATTTGGTTATCTTATTTCGCACACAGTATTGTGGAAGCCACATGTAATAATATTAATTAGGTTTCTTCAGATACTGATTTTGAGTCTCAAAATAAGCAAGTTTTGCTTTATATTAGTCTCTTGACAGAACTAAATATCTCAAAGGTATTGAACGATTTGTTTGCTCTTTAGCCACTGAGTTTGGGGTTGTTTGTGCCTTTTCTTTTCAACAGGAGCAGGAGGTGAATCAACTCAGGCTCCCAGTGTATTTAAACAGGCAAAGGACAAAGTCTCTGTGAGTAAAATATGTTTTCCCTTGTTCTTGATTTGAAtctattttttgtattatttgtaaTCTTTTAATAACTCGAGATACAGTTTATGCTTTAGATTTTACTCTTAAATGCAATTTGAAATCTTTCACTTACCCAGAATTGTTCTGGTGACATCAGGCATGTGTTAATGTCTTCTGGAATGACATGTGATCATAATTGGTGAGGAGAGAGCTGGGCTTTAGGCTGCCTCTTTATGTGTGcaacaaaaacacatgaaaaagcaCCATGATCTGGCAAAAAACAGAAGCCCAATTTACCTGCTCTTTAGAGCATTAAGTTAAACTGTCATAATCAACACTAAACTATATTTTATAATACgtcttcatttttattactaaataagaatatgaaaaagtGCAACAGTATAGATAtacaaaaagaagtaaaaaatcagTTATAATTCCCTTATCTAAAGATAATTACAGTTGCTATTTGATGTAAAATATCTTAGGCCTTTTTATGCATCTCTGTAcatttaataacaaaaatagaaatatacacTGAGAATAATTTTTTGTGGAACGATAAACATTTCCATGCTTGGACAACATCATTTTAATGACTACataatactgttttatttatatatgatatatttaatcaATTCCTAATTATTAGACATTCAaactattattttgttgttgtgattttaacaattttattattgCAGTCCTTTTGGCTAAATCCATGAATGTATCCATATGTATTTACTTAGGATAATTTCCTAGTAGTGAAAGTATCGTGTCAAAACAAATGTCCATATTTAAGGTTTTTGCTACATaatgccaaattgccctccagaaaGGTTCTACTCACTTATTCGTCCTGTAGCTGTGTATGAGTGTTATTACTAGATGTtcctatatttttctatattgctaaattatggaaatgaagtgttatctcattgttcGAATTTGGTtcttaatgatgttgaattttttcaaatgtttatgaatcttttctattccttcttttgtaaattttattttgtgtatcATTAACTATATTATAAGGACCTTCATCTGACAAGCCAAGGTTAACACTACTAACAAATTCCTGAAAGTAAAACAGATAACTTCAATGATGTTGATCAGTAGTTTATCACAATGTTCTGGGTCTAAGCAATCACAGATGATATGTGAATTTCAGTTCTTTGTTTAGTCTACTAAAAACTGATGAGATTTTAggctttcacttttatttattgtgaaatataatgatTCATTTCCAATGACAGCTAAACTTTTTATAACATCTTGAGCCTGAGGGGCTTTACATGATAagggaaaatatttgatttttatgtaaatgttTCCAGACATATTCCTGAACATATGGTAAGCAATAGAATTTATCTATTCCTTTGGTAAATATTAGGCTTTATATTAGCACAATTTGGTTTCCATTGTGCCTTCTATTTCTGACAAAGAACTAGCAAATTGTCATGATTCTGTGCAGGGCTATGAAACAGACCAGatacaaatcataaatatttattacctatgtgatctttttctaaaataaagggGGGCATGTAAAAATTTCTATATCGTATTatagttgtgaaaattaaatatagtaATTCTATAAACTGTACAAAGTATAAGGTATAGTATAAAGTCAATAAATAATGACAGTTATTATTTGAAAGATGGAAGTCTTCAAGAGCAGATACAAAGTAAGTCTGAGCTTTCCCCCTTTAGGAAAAGAATTTTTAAGTGGACTTTATTTGGAAAACCTTTTGGAAATTTTCAAGTCCCTTGGTTTTCAAGTAACTGTACAGGAATTGACATCCAATGCTTACACTTATGACAGAAACCACGTACATCTTACGACAcaaatttttttcccttgtcaATGCCCATCTAGTCTTTCTGAAGAAGAGAGATCAGGTCATCGTtctaattttttccatttatcatcctcttttttccttcctaatcTTCATCCTCTTCCTATATGTTTCCTAAAACTCCAAGATCACCTCTTATTTGACTTATTTCTGATATTTAAGGCATCATCAGAACAGTTCTCTCTGATTTTGCAGTTGATCTTCATTATGAAACTGACCTATCCAAAGTCCcatcaattca of the Choloepus didactylus isolate mChoDid1 chromosome 9, mChoDid1.pri, whole genome shotgun sequence genome contains:
- the MAP2 gene encoding microtubule-associated protein 2 isoform X12, translated to MVEEQKPATLPGKECEAEKSSDQPKGLSEGQVESSAEAKIVPEERAPAGTLHEKSVKEITEVSPEVKTPSSPKEGLLTASKMEFHDQQELSPSPAEPLDKKEKESEKPSKPGEDLKHAALVSQPETTKTSPDKKYLQDKEEETAPPSLFGHTPGAGLEDMKQKTEPSMVVPGIDFPAEPPKVQKDWFIEMPMEAKKDEWGLVAPISPRPLTPMKEKDVLEDIPKWEGKQFDSPMPSPFQGGSFTLPLHVMKNEIVAEASPFAPPLLQPDDKKSLEETRGPETAKDSYRVEVKDKPDKIAETPASPAITSPKEALIQNVEECVTEKVSGEEKEVVKQESVQEKETSTLSGQEPTLTEKESQLKLEGKTTIPEKEAMPKESEPPRLADEETGIIQTPTEQKGQEPTTEMLKQDLFPVSLEQPVMDLIMSSTTLESVSIESGALSEQSTTQELVEEKVADKDKVEKFGAATSAEADMPFYEDKSGMSKYFETSALKEDVTKSIQPDSDYYELSDTRENVHESFDTVSPMQKNDDKGFQEGKESQPSAPAQEAGYSTLAQSHPSDLPEEPSSPQERMFTIDPKVYGEKRDLHSKNKDDLTLSRSLGLGGRSAIEQRSMSINLPMSCLDSIALGFNFGRGHDLSPLASDILTNTSGSMDEGDDYLPATTPALEKAPCFPIENKEEEEQVEEEKTTGEENIQAETVCESPFLAKDYYKNGTVMAPDLPEMLDLAGTRSRLASVSADAEVAKKKSAPSKTVVEESSTGLPPVTDENHIIVKTDSQLEDLGYCVFNKYTVPLPSPVQDSENLSGESGSFYEGTDDKVRRDLATDLSLIEVKLAAAGRVKDEFSAEKEISPHISGDNLGLGREFDQERKANDKLDTVLEKSEEHADSKEQDKKTEEADDKVEISGIGVTYEQVPAQELTVSKDKSPLMVEKTEKEKGLSSVPEVAEVEPFNKAEPELDFAPEKADQGQLDIKISDFGQMAAGLSIGAGKAVELTLEATQQDLTTSSKAPVETDVFLGVEPGPMKEGTKVSETEIKEKVAKPDLVHQEAVDKEESYESSGEHESLTMESLKPDEGKKETSPESSLIQDELAIKLSVEIPCTSAVSEADLATDEKADIQMEFIQLPKEENKETPDISVVPSDVTEPFPEGTVTEPAEAQGEEEEIEAQGEFDKLLFRSDTLQITDLGVPGIREEFVETCPGEHKGVIESVVTIEDDFITVVQTTMDEGESGSHSVRFAALEQPEVERKPSPHDEEELEVEEAAEVQAEPKDGSPEAPASPEREEVALSEYKTETYDDYKDETTIDDSIMDADSLWVDTQDDDRSIMTEQLETIPKEEKAEKEARRSSLEKHRKEKPFKTGRGRISTPERKIAKKEPSTVSRDEVRRKKAVYKKAELAKKTEVQAHSPSRKFILKPAIKYTRPTHLSCVKRKTTGAGGESTQAPSVFKQAKDKVSDGVIKSPEKRSSLPRPSSILPPRRGVSGDRDENTFSLNSSISSARRTTRSEPIRRAGKSGTSTPTTPGSTAITPGTPPSYSSRTPGTPGTPSYPRTPHTPGTPKSAILVPSEKKVAIIRTPPKSPATPKQLRLINQPLPDLKNVKSKIGSTDNIKYQPKGGQVQIVTKKIDLSHVTSKCGSLKNIRHRPGGGRVKIESVKLDFKEKAQAKVGSLDNAHHVPGGGNVKIDSQKLNFREHAKARVDHGAEIITQSPGRSSVASPRRLSNVSSSGSINLLESPQLATLAEDVTAALAKQGL
- the MAP2 gene encoding microtubule-associated protein 2 isoform X9, producing the protein MADDQKDEAKAPHWTSAQLTEASAHPHPPEIKDQGGAGEGLVRSANGFPYREDEEGAFGEPEPQGTYSDTKENGINGELSSADRETAEEVSARIVQVVTAEAVAVLKGEQEKEAQHKDQPTALPLAVEDTANLPPSPPPSPASEQTVTVEEGLLTASKMEFHDQQELSPSPAEPLDKKEKESEKPSKPGEDLKHAALVSQPETTKTSPDKKYLQDKEEETAPPSLFGHTPGAGLEDMKQKTEPSMVVPGIDFPAEPPKVQKDWFIEMPMEAKKDEWGLVAPISPRPLTPMKEKDVLEDIPKWEGKQFDSPMPSPFQGGSFTLPLHVMKNEIVAEASPFAPPLLQPDDKKSLEETRGPETAKDSYRVEVKDKPDKIAETPASPAITSPKEALIQNVEECVTEKVSGEEKEVVKQESVQEKETSTLSGQEPTLTEKESQLKLEGKTTIPEKEAMPKESEPPRLADEETGIIQTPTEQKGQEPTTEMLKQDLFPVSLEQPVMDLIMSSTTLESVSIESGALSEQSTTQELVEEKVADKDKVEKFGAATSAEADMPFYEDKSGMSKYFETSALKEDVTKSIQPDSDYYELSDTRENVHESFDTVSPMQKNDDKGFQEGKESQPSAPAQEAGYSTLAQSHPSDLPEEPSSPQERMFTIDPKVYGEKRDLHSKNKDDLTLSRSLGLGGRSAIEQRSMSINLPMSCLDSIALGFNFGRGHDLSPLASDILTNTSGSMDEGDDYLPATTPALEKAPCFPIENKEEEEQVEEEKTTGEENIQAETVCESPFLAKDYYKNGTVMAPDLPEMLDLAGTRSRLASVSADAEVAKKKSAPSKTVVEESSTGLPPVTDENHIIVKTDSQLEDLGYCVFNKYTVPLPSPVQDSENLSGESGSFYEGTDDKVRRDLATDLSLIEVKLAAAGRVKDEFSAEKEISPHISGDNLGLGREFDQERKANDKLDTVLEKSEEHADSKEQDKKTEEADDKVEISGIGVTYEQVPAQELTVSKDKSPLMVEKTEKEKGLSSVPEVAEVEPFNKAEPELDFAPEKADQGQLDIKISDFGQMAAGLSIGAGKAVELTLEATQQDLTTSSKAPVETDVFLGVEPGPMKEGTKVSETEIKEKVAKPDLVHQEAVDKEESYESSGEHESLTMESLKPDEGKKETSPESSLIQDELAIKLSVEIPCTSAVSEADLATDEKADIQMEFIQLPKEENKETPDISVVPSDVTEPFPEGTVTEPAEAQGEEEEIEAQGEFDKLLFRSDTLQITDLGVPGIREEFVETCPGEHKGVIESVVTIEDDFITVVQTTMDEGESGSHSVRFAALEQPEVERKPSPHDEEELEVEEAAEVQAEPKDGSPEAPASPEREEVALSEYKTETYDDYKDETTIDDSIMDADSLWVDTQDDDRSIMTEQLETIPKEEKAEKEARRSSLEKHRKEKPFKTGRGRISTPERKIAKKEPSTVSRDEVRRKKVYKKAELAKKTEVQAHSPSRKFILKPAIKYTRPTHLSCVKRKTTGAGGESTQAPSVFKQAKDKVSDGVIKSPEKRSSLPRPSSILPPRRGVSGDRDENTFSLNSSISSARRTTRSEPIRRAGKSGTSTPTTPGSTAITPGTPPSYSSRTPGTPGTPSYPRTPHTPGTPKSAILVPSEKKVAIIRTPPKSPATPKQLRLINQPLPDLKNVKSKIGSTDNIKYQPKGGQVQIVTKKIDLSHVTSKCGSLKNIRHRPGGGRVKIESVKLDFKEKAQAKVGSLDNAHHVPGGGNVKIDSQKLNFREHAKARVDHGAEIITQSPGRSSVASPRRLSNVSSSGSINLLESPQLATLAEDVTAALAKQGL
- the MAP2 gene encoding microtubule-associated protein 2 isoform X1; amino-acid sequence: MADDQKDEAKAPHWTSAQLTEASAHPHPPEIKDQGGAGEGLVRSANGFPYREDEEGAFGEPEPQGTYSDTKENGINGELSSADRETAVLDHSSTTSEEVSARIVQVVTAEAVAVLKGEQEKEAQHKDQPTALPLAVEDTANLPPSPPPSPASEQTVTVEEEEETLEGPMVEEQKPATLPGKECEAEKSSDQPKGLSEGQVESSAEAKIVPEERAPAGTLHEKSVKEITEVSPEVKTPSSPKEGLLTASKMEFHDQQELSPSPAEPLDKKEKESEKPSKPGEDLKHAALVSQPETTKTSPDKKYLQDKEEETAPPSLFGHTPGAGLEDMKQKTEPSMVVPGIDFPAEPPKVQKDWFIEMPMEAKKDEWGLVAPISPRPLTPMKEKDVLEDIPKWEGKQFDSPMPSPFQGGSFTLPLHVMKNEIVAEASPFAPPLLQPDDKKSLEETRGPETAKDSYRVEVKDKPDKIAETPASPAITSPKEALIQNVEECVTEKVSGEEKEVVKQESVQEKETSTLSGQEPTLTEKESQLKLEGKTTIPEKEAMPKESEPPRLADEETGIIQTPTEQKGQEPTTEMLKQDLFPVSLEQPVMDLIMSSTTLESVSIESGALSEQSTTQELVEEKVADKDKVEKFGAATSAEADMPFYEDKSGMSKYFETSALKEDVTKSIQPDSDYYELSDTRENVHESFDTVSPMQKNDDKGFQEGKESQPSAPAQEAGYSTLAQSHPSDLPEEPSSPQERMFTIDPKVYGEKRDLHSKNKDDLTLSRSLGLGGRSAIEQRSMSINLPMSCLDSIALGFNFGRGHDLSPLASDILTNTSGSMDEGDDYLPATTPALEKAPCFPIENKEEEEQVEEEKTTGEENIQAETVCESPFLAKDYYKNGTVMAPDLPEMLDLAGTRSRLASVSADAEVAKKKSAPSKTVVEESSTGLPPVTDENHIIVKTDSQLEDLGYCVFNKYTVPLPSPVQDSENLSGESGSFYEGTDDKVRRDLATDLSLIEVKLAAAGRVKDEFSAEKEISPHISGDNLGLGREFDQERKANDKLDTVLEKSEEHADSKEQDKKTEEADDKVEISGIGVTYEQVPAQELTVSKDKSPLMVEKTEKEKGLSSVPEVAEVEPFNKAEPELDFAPEKADQGQLDIKISDFGQMAAGLSIGAGKAVELTLEATQQDLTTSSKAPVETDVFLGVEPGPMKEGTKVSETEIKEKVAKPDLVHQEAVDKEESYESSGEHESLTMESLKPDEGKKETSPESSLIQDELAIKLSVEIPCTSAVSEADLATDEKADIQMEFIQLPKEENKETPDISVVPSDVTEPFPEGTVTEPAEAQGEEEEIEAQGEFDKLLFRSDTLQITDLGVPGIREEFVETCPGEHKGVIESVVTIEDDFITVVQTTMDEGESGSHSVRFAALEQPEVERKPSPHDEEELEVEEAAEVQAEPKDGSPEAPASPEREEVALSEYKTETYDDYKDETTIDDSIMDADSLWVDTQDDDRSIMTEQLETIPKEEKAEKEARRSSLEKHRKEKPFKTGRGRISTPERKIAKKEPSTVSRDEVRRKKAVYKKAELAKKTEVQAHSPSRKFILKPAIKYTRPTHLSCVKRKTTGAGGESTQAPSVFKQAKDKVSDGVIKSPEKRSSLPRPSSILPPRRGVSGDRDENTFSLNSSISSARRTTRSEPIRRAGKSGTSTPTTPGSTAITPGTPPSYSSRTPGTPGTPSYPRTPHTPGTPKSAILVPSEKKVAIIRTPPKSPATPKQLRLINQPLPDLKNVKSKIGSTDNIKYQPKGGQVQIVTKKIDLSHVTSKCGSLKNIRHRPGGGRVKIESVKLDFKEKAQAKVGSLDNAHHVPGGGNVKIDSQKLNFREHAKARVDHGAEIITQSPGRSSVASPRRLSNVSSSGSINLLESPQLATLAEDVTAALAKQGL